From a region of the Citricoccus muralis genome:
- a CDS encoding MDR family MFS transporter, translating into MTGIIGALALGAFVMILNETVLTVALPSIMADYGVSAAAGQWLTTGFLLTMAVVIPLTGYLLQRYTLRGLFVFALCSFLVGTVLAIIAPSFGVLLAARVIQAVGTAIVMPLLMNTTLTLVPFQHRGMVMGLNSIVISVGPAIGPTVSGVIVNSLSWHWIFGLMTPLVVIILVLGIIFIKVPSATRRLPVDVFSVILSALAFGGLVYALSTIGGALENPTVPLVSGVIGVAALALFITRQVRLTRTDRELLNLRPFKNRTFTLSVVMIMIAMGTLLGTVVILPIFLQNGSGLSTMTIGMMLLPGGLVQIAVGPIFGRVFDRHGPRPVLIPGALMLALGQWLFTTIHPGTELGLIVAFHTIFCIGLAMLMTGLLSAALSGVPQQLYGHGSAIFNTGQQLGGAIGTTIFVTVMSAVAAAETGAGSALVDGLFHGAHFAFIVGGILATIAVLCAPFIKGPQRG; encoded by the coding sequence TTGACCGGCATCATCGGCGCACTGGCCCTCGGTGCCTTCGTGATGATCCTCAACGAAACTGTGCTCACCGTGGCACTGCCGTCGATCATGGCCGACTACGGGGTCTCCGCGGCGGCGGGTCAGTGGCTCACCACCGGATTCCTGCTCACGATGGCCGTGGTCATCCCTCTGACGGGCTACCTGCTGCAGCGGTACACCCTGCGCGGACTGTTCGTCTTCGCGCTGTGCAGCTTCTTGGTCGGCACCGTCCTGGCCATCATCGCGCCGTCCTTCGGTGTCCTGCTGGCCGCCCGCGTCATTCAAGCCGTCGGCACCGCCATCGTGATGCCGCTGCTCATGAACACCACCCTGACGCTCGTGCCGTTCCAGCACCGGGGGATGGTCATGGGCCTTAACTCGATCGTGATCTCTGTTGGCCCGGCCATCGGACCCACCGTGTCCGGGGTCATCGTCAACTCACTGTCCTGGCACTGGATCTTCGGCCTCATGACTCCGCTCGTCGTCATCATCCTGGTGCTGGGCATCATCTTCATCAAGGTGCCCTCGGCAACCCGCAGGCTTCCGGTCGATGTTTTCTCCGTGATCCTCTCGGCTCTGGCCTTCGGCGGTCTGGTCTACGCACTGTCCACTATCGGCGGCGCACTGGAGAACCCCACCGTTCCCCTCGTCAGCGGCGTGATCGGCGTGGCCGCGCTGGCCCTGTTCATCACCCGCCAGGTTCGTCTGACTCGCACCGATCGTGAACTGCTGAACCTGCGGCCCTTCAAAAACCGTACCTTCACGCTCAGCGTCGTCATGATCATGATCGCCATGGGCACGCTGCTGGGCACCGTGGTCATCCTGCCGATCTTCCTGCAGAACGGCAGCGGCTTGAGCACCATGACCATCGGCATGATGCTGCTTCCCGGTGGGCTGGTGCAGATCGCCGTGGGCCCGATCTTCGGACGTGTCTTCGACCGCCATGGCCCGCGACCGGTGCTGATCCCCGGCGCACTGATGCTGGCGCTGGGCCAGTGGTTGTTCACCACCATCCACCCGGGCACCGAGCTGGGCCTGATCGTCGCCTTCCACACCATCTTCTGCATCGGGCTGGCCATGTTGATGACCGGCCTGCTCTCCGCGGCACTGAGTGGAGTCCCACAACAGCTCTACGGTCACGGCTCGGCCATCTTCAACACCGGCCAGCAGCTCGGTGGCGCCATTGGAACCACGATCTTCGTGACCGTCATGAGCGCCGTTGCGGCCGCCGAGACCGGTGCCGGCTCGGCGCTGGTCGACGGGCTGTTCCACGGCGCCCACTTCGCGTTCATCGTCGGAGGGATCCTCGCGACGATCGCCGTCCTCTGTGCCCCGTTCATCAAGGGCCCGCAGCGCGGCTGA
- a CDS encoding N,N-dimethylformamidase beta subunit family domain-containing protein — protein MLPVSPAPSPPVTVHRHYARLRRWWPSLAIVFVATVALILPFGWAPLVSAAENCGPGANRIVCENSKPGSPYTEWEIEGAGDESIQGFATDISVNAGNRIDFKVDTDAADYDIDIYRTGYYEGLGARKVASVDPGAALPQKQPECLRDASTEMTDCGNWAVSAAWDIPAEAVSGVYLAKLTRKDTGGASHITFVVRNDGVESDVLFQTSDTTWHAYNNYGGSNFYQGGANTRAYKISYNRPFATRGGIEARDFYFGAEYPMVRFMERNGYDVTYFSNIDTDRHGDQLTNHKTFLSVGHDEYWSGQQRENVEKARDAGVNLQFLTGNEAYWRVRYEKSPADPSGNDYRTLVSYKETWSNRKIDPAAEWTGTWRDPRFASPANGGGNPENALSGTAYVVNFGDLPVTVNDREGDLRLWRGTNLTNLAAGAEEPLAPHTVGYESNEDLDNGFRPAGLIHLSTTTGQVPEYLQDVGNVVAPGETTHHLTLYKAASGALVFSAGSIQWTWGLDDWHDGDGAAPDPRMQQAQVNLFADMGVKPGTLQPNLVAAQASQDSTPPTVAVTSKPSAAVSHGQKVTIKGTASDGSGTTAGKVAGVEYSLDAGATWNLAEGTTSWSFTYVQQGMGQNTVLVRGIDDSANYPASGTPITVDVTGPYSVFGTNTPGTADAGDPEPVELGLRFTPTTDGLVTGARFYLGGANSGPHTGSLWSSDGTRLATASFPSGGSNGWQTTEFSEPVAVEAGSTYVVSYSAPNGHYAADPYYFSYRGIAAAPLTVAGGFGVSQGGVYDTNGGFPASSYNSTNYYVDAVFEAGGEAALSAGTHRPAHTANSVPVNTAISAVLTRDVVPSSVAITVKAGAGDRDPGAPAAGTAVPGTTSYDAATRTATFTPEKSLANGTPYTVTLAARDAAGEVVTRGNTWSFRTVSAASENGPFGLLAESVVPTTALVDDGKPVTLGTAFSTTKPGTVTGLEFYKAAGNPGPHVGALHASDGTLLGEVTFGTASASGWQHAPLATPVKLETGKEYVVSYRTTQYSAELGQWAEPTVSGPLQTAANAGRFVYGGTFPTDVSSTNYLVDVRFAPDSAEPTPTPTPTPTPAPTPTPTPTPTTGPTPTPTPTPTTGPTPTPTPTTGPTPTPTPTPGPTTCDARDFTDNAIGSQFYDDVRWMQCEAITKGYGNNYYGKSKEISRGESVAFIYRYVDGPSAGTEQTFRDVPVSHTHFAPISWAAKSGVTTGYADESFKPQQEVTRGEFASFLYRAVKPTQEGTATFSDVPKTSAHYKAISWMASEKISIGYKDETFRPGRPISRGEVAAFLHRYDLTVD, from the coding sequence ATGCTCCCAGTCTCGCCCGCACCCTCGCCACCGGTCACTGTCCACCGCCACTACGCGCGACTGCGCCGTTGGTGGCCGTCCCTTGCCATCGTGTTCGTCGCCACCGTGGCCCTCATCCTGCCTTTCGGGTGGGCGCCGCTCGTGTCCGCCGCAGAGAACTGCGGGCCGGGCGCCAACCGCATCGTGTGTGAGAACTCCAAGCCGGGTTCGCCATATACCGAGTGGGAGATCGAGGGCGCGGGCGACGAGTCCATCCAGGGCTTCGCCACGGACATCAGCGTCAACGCGGGAAACCGGATCGATTTCAAGGTCGACACCGATGCCGCCGACTACGACATCGACATCTACCGGACCGGATACTACGAGGGGCTGGGTGCACGCAAGGTGGCCTCCGTGGATCCGGGCGCCGCTCTGCCGCAGAAGCAGCCCGAGTGCCTCCGGGACGCCTCCACGGAAATGACCGACTGCGGCAACTGGGCCGTCTCGGCCGCCTGGGACATTCCGGCCGAGGCCGTCTCAGGCGTCTACCTGGCCAAGCTGACCCGCAAGGACACCGGCGGCGCCAGCCACATCACCTTCGTGGTGCGCAACGACGGCGTGGAGTCCGACGTCCTGTTCCAGACCTCCGACACCACATGGCACGCCTACAACAACTACGGCGGCTCGAACTTCTACCAGGGCGGGGCCAATACCCGCGCTTACAAGATCAGCTACAACCGTCCGTTCGCCACCCGCGGCGGGATCGAGGCCCGGGACTTCTACTTCGGTGCCGAGTACCCGATGGTGCGCTTCATGGAGCGCAACGGCTACGACGTCACCTACTTCTCCAACATCGACACCGACCGCCACGGTGACCAGCTGACCAACCACAAGACGTTCCTCTCCGTCGGCCACGACGAATACTGGTCCGGCCAGCAGCGCGAGAACGTCGAGAAGGCGCGCGACGCCGGCGTGAACCTCCAGTTCCTCACCGGCAACGAGGCCTATTGGCGAGTCCGCTACGAGAAGTCCCCGGCGGATCCCTCCGGCAACGACTACCGAACCCTGGTCAGCTACAAGGAGACCTGGTCCAACCGGAAGATCGACCCGGCCGCCGAGTGGACGGGCACCTGGCGCGACCCGCGCTTCGCCTCCCCGGCCAACGGCGGCGGCAATCCGGAGAACGCGCTGTCCGGAACCGCCTACGTGGTGAACTTCGGCGATCTCCCGGTGACGGTCAACGACCGCGAGGGCGACCTGAGGCTCTGGCGCGGCACCAACCTCACCAACCTGGCCGCCGGGGCCGAGGAGCCCCTGGCCCCCCACACGGTCGGTTACGAGTCGAACGAGGACCTGGACAACGGCTTCCGACCCGCGGGCCTGATCCACCTGTCCACCACCACGGGACAGGTGCCCGAATACCTGCAGGACGTCGGCAACGTGGTGGCACCGGGCGAGACGACCCACCACCTCACCCTGTACAAGGCCGCCAGTGGCGCGCTCGTGTTCTCCGCGGGCAGCATCCAGTGGACGTGGGGCCTCGACGACTGGCACGACGGTGACGGCGCAGCCCCGGACCCGCGCATGCAACAGGCCCAGGTCAATCTCTTCGCTGACATGGGAGTGAAGCCCGGCACGCTCCAGCCAAACCTGGTAGCCGCCCAGGCGTCCCAGGACTCCACCCCGCCCACCGTGGCGGTCACCTCCAAGCCCTCCGCTGCGGTGAGCCACGGTCAGAAGGTGACCATCAAGGGCACCGCCTCGGACGGTTCCGGTACCACTGCCGGCAAAGTGGCCGGGGTCGAGTACTCGCTCGATGCCGGTGCGACCTGGAACCTGGCCGAGGGGACCACGAGCTGGTCCTTCACCTACGTCCAACAGGGCATGGGGCAGAACACCGTGCTGGTCCGGGGCATTGACGACAGCGCCAACTACCCCGCCTCCGGAACGCCCATCACCGTGGACGTGACGGGCCCCTACAGCGTCTTCGGCACCAATACGCCGGGAACCGCCGACGCCGGGGACCCGGAGCCGGTCGAACTGGGATTGCGGTTCACCCCCACCACAGATGGCCTGGTGACCGGCGCACGGTTCTACCTCGGCGGCGCCAACTCCGGCCCGCACACCGGATCCCTGTGGTCTTCGGACGGCACCCGCCTGGCCACGGCCAGCTTCCCCAGCGGCGGCTCCAACGGCTGGCAGACCACGGAGTTCAGTGAGCCCGTGGCGGTGGAGGCCGGCAGCACCTACGTGGTGTCCTACTCCGCTCCGAACGGTCACTACGCCGCCGACCCGTACTACTTCTCCTACCGTGGCATCGCGGCTGCCCCGCTGACCGTCGCCGGTGGCTTCGGAGTCTCGCAGGGCGGTGTCTACGACACCAACGGCGGCTTCCCCGCCTCGAGCTACAACAGCACGAACTATTACGTGGATGCGGTGTTCGAAGCCGGTGGCGAGGCAGCGTTGTCGGCAGGGACTCACCGGCCGGCCCACACGGCCAACTCCGTGCCGGTCAACACCGCCATCAGTGCGGTGTTGACCCGGGACGTCGTTCCATCGAGCGTCGCCATCACCGTCAAGGCCGGAGCCGGCGACCGTGATCCAGGTGCACCGGCGGCTGGCACGGCCGTGCCGGGCACCACGTCCTACGATGCGGCCACACGGACGGCCACGTTCACCCCGGAGAAGTCCCTGGCGAACGGAACCCCCTACACCGTGACGCTGGCCGCCCGCGATGCGGCCGGTGAAGTGGTCACCCGGGGCAATACCTGGAGCTTCAGGACGGTGTCCGCAGCATCGGAGAACGGCCCCTTCGGGTTGCTCGCCGAATCTGTGGTCCCGACGACGGCCTTGGTGGACGATGGCAAGCCCGTGACCCTGGGCACGGCCTTCTCCACCACGAAGCCGGGCACGGTCACCGGGCTCGAGTTCTACAAGGCCGCCGGAAACCCCGGTCCGCATGTCGGCGCCCTCCATGCCTCGGACGGCACCCTGCTGGGCGAGGTCACCTTCGGCACCGCATCCGCCTCCGGTTGGCAGCACGCCCCCCTGGCCACTCCGGTGAAACTGGAGACGGGCAAGGAGTATGTGGTGTCCTACCGGACCACCCAGTACTCCGCCGAGCTCGGCCAATGGGCGGAGCCGACGGTCTCCGGACCGCTGCAGACCGCGGCCAACGCGGGGCGGTTCGTCTACGGCGGGACTTTCCCGACCGACGTGAGCTCTACCAACTACCTGGTGGACGTCCGGTTCGCCCCGGATTCGGCCGAGCCGACGCCGACGCCGACCCCCACCCCGACCCCCGCCCCGACCCCAACGCCCACCCCGACCCCTACTACCGGGCCAACGCCGACCCCGACCCCCACCCCTACTACCGGGCCAACGCCGACACCGACCCCCACTACCGGGCCGACGCCAACCCCGACGCCGACTCCCGGGCCGACGACGTGTGACGCACGCGATTTCACGGACAACGCCATCGGGTCGCAGTTCTACGACGACGTCCGCTGGATGCAGTGTGAGGCCATCACCAAGGGCTACGGGAATAATTACTACGGCAAGAGCAAGGAAATCTCCCGTGGCGAGTCAGTGGCCTTCATCTACCGGTACGTGGATGGGCCCTCCGCCGGAACCGAGCAGACGTTCCGAGACGTTCCAGTGAGTCACACGCACTTTGCCCCGATTTCCTGGGCCGCCAAGAGCGGGGTCACGACGGGCTACGCCGACGAATCGTTCAAACCGCAACAGGAAGTGACCCGTGGCGAGTTCGCGTCGTTCCTCTACCGGGCCGTCAAACCCACCCAGGAAGGGACGGCGACGTTCTCGGACGTGCCGAAGACCAGCGCCCACTACAAGGCCATCTCATGGATGGCTTCCGAGAAGATCTCCATCGGCTACAAGGACGAAACCTTCCGGCCCGGCCGGCCCATCAGCCGTGGTGAGGTTGCCGCATTCCTGCACCGCTACGACCTGACCGTGGATTGA
- the glmU gene encoding bifunctional UDP-N-acetylglucosamine diphosphorylase/glucosamine-1-phosphate N-acetyltransferase GlmU, with product MKSKTPKILHPIGGRSMIGHALTAAAGLNPRELVAVVRHQRDVVADHILSLAEILGTVPVIADQDEVPGTGRAVQCGLEALVDAAESTASTPLPDADPAGPRSTFGTVVVTYGDVPLLTTELLAELVANHEAESNAVTVLTALLEDPTGYGRILRDADGTVAGIVEHKDATDEQRSINEVNSGIYAFDGDLLATALAEVTTDNAQGEMYLTDVLSIARTAGGRVAAVTTQDRWQVEGANDRVQLQALGAEMNHRTLERHMRAGTSIQDPATTWIDSTVTLEPDTTILPNTHLQGTTHLSEDAVVGPDTTLVDTTVGIGATVTRTQASGAVIGDRAAVGPFTYLRPGTVLGEQGKIGAFYETKNTVIGRGSKLSHLGYAGDAEIGEYTNIGCGNITANYDGVNKHRTVIGNHVRTSSNTVFIAPVNIGDGAYTGAGAVVRKDVPAGALALTVAPQRNTEGWVEDRRPGSPAADAAAQARVGHGTSHTPQPDAGA from the coding sequence ATGAAGTCCAAAACCCCCAAGATCCTGCACCCGATCGGGGGCCGGTCCATGATCGGCCACGCCCTCACCGCCGCCGCGGGGCTGAACCCGCGTGAGCTGGTCGCTGTGGTCCGCCACCAGCGTGACGTGGTGGCCGACCACATCCTGTCCCTGGCGGAGATTCTCGGCACCGTCCCGGTCATCGCGGACCAGGACGAGGTCCCGGGCACCGGCCGTGCCGTCCAGTGCGGCCTCGAGGCCCTGGTGGATGCGGCGGAATCCACCGCCTCAACCCCGCTGCCCGACGCCGACCCGGCCGGCCCCAGGTCCACCTTCGGCACCGTGGTGGTCACCTACGGGGACGTCCCCCTGCTGACCACGGAGCTGCTGGCCGAGCTCGTGGCCAACCACGAGGCCGAGTCCAATGCGGTCACCGTACTGACGGCCCTCCTGGAGGATCCCACCGGCTACGGGCGGATCCTGCGGGACGCGGACGGCACCGTGGCCGGAATCGTGGAGCACAAGGACGCCACGGACGAGCAGCGGTCCATCAACGAGGTGAACTCGGGCATCTACGCCTTCGACGGCGACCTGCTGGCCACGGCGCTGGCCGAGGTCACCACGGACAACGCGCAGGGGGAGATGTACCTGACGGACGTGCTGTCCATCGCCCGGACCGCCGGTGGCCGGGTGGCGGCCGTGACCACGCAGGACCGCTGGCAGGTCGAGGGAGCGAACGACCGCGTACAGCTGCAGGCCCTGGGCGCCGAGATGAACCACCGCACCCTGGAACGCCACATGCGCGCCGGCACCTCCATCCAGGACCCGGCCACCACGTGGATCGACTCCACCGTGACGCTGGAACCGGACACCACCATCCTGCCGAACACCCACCTGCAGGGCACCACGCACCTCTCCGAGGACGCCGTGGTCGGCCCGGACACCACGCTCGTGGACACCACCGTGGGCATCGGCGCCACCGTGACCCGCACCCAGGCTAGCGGTGCCGTGATCGGTGACCGCGCCGCCGTCGGGCCGTTCACCTACCTCCGCCCGGGCACCGTGCTGGGTGAACAGGGCAAGATCGGGGCGTTCTACGAGACCAAGAACACGGTCATCGGCCGCGGCTCCAAGCTCTCCCACCTCGGCTATGCGGGGGACGCGGAGATCGGGGAGTACACCAACATCGGCTGCGGCAACATCACCGCCAACTATGACGGCGTGAACAAGCACCGCACCGTGATCGGCAACCATGTGCGGACCTCGTCCAACACCGTCTTCATCGCGCCCGTGAATATCGGCGACGGCGCCTACACCGGTGCCGGCGCTGTGGTCCGCAAGGACGTCCCGGCCGGCGCGCTCGCCCTGACCGTGGCCCCGCAGCGCAATACCGAGGGCTGGGTCGAGGACCGCCGCCCCGGCTCGCCGGCCGCCGATGCGGCCGCCCAGGCCCGCGTGGGCCACGGCACGTCACACACCCCACAGCCCGACGCCGGCGCTTGA
- a CDS encoding ribose-phosphate diphosphokinase produces the protein MNEITQHSEKKLVLAAGRAHPELAAQVAEELGTELLPMSAYDFANGEIYVRSGESVRGKDIFVMQSHPAPLNNHLMEQLLMLDSFKRASAKRITAISPFYPYARQDKKGRGREPISARLVADMYRTAGADRIMSVDLHTAQIQGFFDGPVDHLFAVPLLSDYIRTKTEGEDLTVVSPDTGRVRVAEQWAERLGGAPLAFVHKSRDLTVPNQAVSKQVVGQVEGRTCVLIDDMIDTGGTIAGAVRVLKEAGAKDVIIAATHAVFSDPAAQRLAESGAREVVVTNTLPIPEEKRFDSLTVLSIAPLLARAIREVFEDGSVTSLFDGNA, from the coding sequence ATGAACGAGATCACCCAGCACAGCGAGAAGAAGCTGGTTCTGGCGGCGGGCCGGGCACACCCCGAGCTGGCGGCACAGGTGGCCGAGGAGCTCGGCACCGAACTGCTGCCGATGAGCGCCTACGACTTCGCGAACGGGGAGATCTACGTCCGCTCGGGTGAGTCCGTGCGCGGCAAGGACATCTTCGTGATGCAGTCGCACCCGGCGCCGCTGAACAACCACCTCATGGAGCAGCTGCTCATGCTGGACTCGTTCAAGCGCGCCTCCGCCAAGCGCATCACCGCCATCTCACCGTTCTACCCCTACGCACGGCAGGACAAGAAGGGCCGCGGCCGCGAGCCCATCTCCGCCCGCCTGGTGGCTGACATGTACCGCACCGCCGGCGCGGACCGCATCATGAGCGTGGACCTGCACACCGCCCAGATCCAGGGTTTCTTCGACGGCCCGGTGGACCACCTGTTCGCGGTGCCGCTGCTGAGCGACTACATCCGCACCAAGACGGAGGGCGAGGACCTCACCGTGGTCTCCCCGGACACCGGCCGCGTGCGGGTGGCGGAGCAGTGGGCCGAGCGCCTCGGCGGTGCCCCGCTGGCCTTCGTGCACAAGTCTCGTGACCTCACCGTCCCGAACCAGGCGGTGTCCAAGCAGGTCGTCGGTCAGGTCGAGGGCCGCACCTGCGTGCTGATCGACGACATGATCGATACCGGTGGCACCATCGCCGGCGCCGTGCGCGTGCTCAAGGAGGCCGGCGCCAAGGACGTCATCATCGCCGCCACCCACGCCGTGTTCTCGGACCCGGCCGCACAGCGCCTGGCCGAGTCCGGCGCCCGGGAGGTCGTGGTGACCAACACCCTGCCGATCCCGGAGGAGAAGCGATTCGACTCCCTGACCGTGCTGTCCATCGCCCCGCTGCTGGCCCGTGCCATCCGCGAGGTCTTCGAAGACGGCTCGGTGACCAGCCTCTTCGACGGCAACGCCTGA
- a CDS encoding DUF2505 domain-containing protein, protein MAFKESTTIAHPPADVFAALVDEAFNRKVTEGLGGALVAFERQGELTGPVSITMVRSVPVNKLPDAVQKVAGKFLGDKLSVEQQETWSAPAADGSRTGQLVVTVGAAKTTATAEQLLLPTDDGTEVRVTGTLECRIPLLGKKIGQAAEPRVGQVLGRQAREVSTWLKQ, encoded by the coding sequence ATGGCGTTCAAGGAATCAACCACCATTGCCCACCCGCCGGCCGACGTGTTCGCCGCCTTGGTCGACGAGGCCTTCAACCGCAAGGTCACCGAGGGCCTCGGCGGAGCGCTCGTCGCCTTCGAGCGTCAGGGCGAGCTCACCGGGCCGGTGAGCATCACCATGGTGCGCTCCGTGCCGGTCAACAAGTTGCCGGACGCCGTGCAGAAGGTCGCCGGCAAGTTCCTCGGAGACAAGCTGAGCGTGGAGCAGCAGGAGACCTGGTCCGCCCCCGCCGCCGACGGCTCCCGCACCGGCCAGTTGGTCGTCACTGTGGGTGCCGCCAAGACCACTGCGACCGCCGAACAGCTGCTGCTGCCCACGGATGACGGCACCGAGGTGCGCGTCACCGGCACCCTGGAGTGCAGGATTCCGCTGCTCGGCAAGAAGATCGGCCAGGCCGCCGAACCCCGGGTTGGCCAGGTGCTGGGACGCCAGGCCCGCGAGGTATCCACCTGGTTGAAGCAGTAA